The sequence below is a genomic window from Streptosporangium lutulentum.
CGATGAACACCCGGAGCGCGCGGCTCATGATGTCGAGCGGGTCGCCCGACCAGATGACGACGTCGCCGTCCAGTCCCGGCTTCAGCGCTCCGACCCGGTCGTCCAGGCCCATGATCCTGGCAGGGTTCAGCGTGATCGAGCGCAGCGCGACCGTGGCGTCCAGACCCTCCTTGACCGCGAGCGTCGCCTGGTGCACGAGGAAGTGGATCGGCACGACCGGGTGGTCGGTGGTGATCGCCAGCTCGACGCCGGCGCGGGCCAGGATGCCGGGGTTGCGCAGCGACCGCTGGCGCAGCTCCACCTTCGACCTGCTGGTGAGCAGCGGGCCGATGATCACCGGAACGTTCCGCTCGGCGATGACGTCGGCGAGCAGGTGCCCCTCGGTGCCGTGGTTGATCACCAGGCGGTAGCCGAACTCGTCGGCCAGCCGCAGGGCGGTGGCGATGTCGTCGGCCCGGTGCGTGTGCTGGCACCAGGGAACCTCGCCGTCGAGCACCTGGACGAGGATCTCCAGCGTGTTGTCGCGGTCGAACGGCTTGCCCTCACTCTCGGCGTGCGCCCGCTTGGCCTTGTAGTCCTGCGCCTTGACGAACGCGTCGCGGATCACCGCGGCCACGCCCTGCCGGGTGGAGGGCAGCTTCTTCTGGTCGCCGTAGACCCGCTTGGGGTTCTCACCCAGCGCGCTCTTCACGCTCACCGGCTGACGGACCAGCATGTCGTCGACCGTACGGCCCCAGCACTTGACGGCGACCGTCTGCCCGCCGATGGGGTTGCCCGATCCGGGCTTGATGACGGCGGTGGTGACGCCGCCGGACAGGGCGTCCGCGAAGCCCACGTCCGCCGGGTTGATCGCGTCGAGGGCGCGCAGCCGGGCTCCGTTGGGGTCGGTCATCTCGTTGGTGTCCTGGCCGGCCCAGCCCTCGGCCTCCTCGTGGACACCGAGGTGGCCGTGCGCCTCGACGAAACCGGGCAGCACCCACGAGCCGCCCGCGTCGATCGTCGTGACGCCGGCGGGCACCGTGACCTCGGCGTCGGGGGCGACGGCCACGATCTTGCCGTCCTGGATCAGGACGGTGCCGCCGTTGATCGACTCGCCGTCGACAGGTACGACAAATCCATTGGTAATAGCAATGTTCATGGGTTGAAACTTATCGATACCCTCCCGTACCGGTACAAGGGGGCAGACACCCGAAAATGCGGTCTTCTGGATCGAAGAACGCGTCGGACCCCTGGCGCATGCGCTCGTAGTCCACGCGCGGCAGCCGGCGGCGCCGGGCGGCCAGTCCCTCCGCGGTCAGGTGCGCCCGCGGGACAGGGCCGTCGTTCGGCGGCCTCGATGCCGTTGCGCGTGATGTGGCAGACCTCCCCCGCCTCCACCGTGCCCATAACGGGCGACCTCTCCTCGATTTAGGTAAGAACCTTGACAATTAGATTTAACAGAACTTGAATTAAGCCCGACAAGAATTGCCCATGTGGCTTACCGAAATGCCGGCAGGCCTGGTTGTCGTCATGCCCGTGGGCAGGACGGATTCCGCTGTCATTCGGTGATGTCGTCCATCACGAGTAGAGGGCTACCTACATGATCAGGGACAATACGGCGGGCACGATGCGGACGTGGATGAGGCTGACCGCCATGTTCGCCGTCATGCTCGGCCTCACGGCCATCCCGATCCACGGCACCGCGCAGGCATCGGCCGCTCCGAGCTTCAAGGTGCTCGGTCTCTACAGCGGCACCTGGGACGCGGCCCACATCAACTTCGTGCAGGACGCCAACAAGTGGTTTCCCCAGGCCGCCGCGGAGAACAACTTCTCCTACACCTCGACCAATAACTGGAGCCAGCTGAATACGGCCAACCTCCAGCAGTATCAGGTGGTGCTGTTCCTGGACGACCTGCCCCAGACCGCCGCTCAGCGATCGGCGTTCGAGCAGTACGTGCGCAACGGCGGAGGGTGGATGGGATTCCACGTCTCCGCGTTCAACACCGACCCCCAGAGCTGGTCCTGGTACCACAACGAGTTCCTGGGCACCGGGGCGTTCAAGTCCAACACCTGGGGCCCCACCTCGGTCACCCTGCGCACGGAGGGTGGGACCCACCCCTCCACCGCGCGGCTTCCCGCCACCTTCACCTCCTCGATCAGCGAGTGGTACAGCTGGAACAACGATCTGAGGAACAACCCGAACATCAAGATCCTCGGGTCCGTCGACCCGTCGAGCTTCCCCGTCGGAACGGACCCCAACCAGTCCTGGCGTAGCGGCTACTACCCGATCATGTGGACCAACAAGAACTACAAGATGCTCTACGCGAACTTCGGCCACAACGACATGAACTACAGCAACAACACCGGACTGTCGTCCACCTTCTCCAGCGAGGTGCAGAACCGGTTTGTCATCGACGGCCTGAAGTGGCTGGGCGGTGTGACCGCCCCTCCCACCACTCCCCCCACCGATCCCTCGGACCCCATCTCGCCGACCGCCTGGTACACCCTCGTCAACAGCGGAAGCGGCAAGTGCGTGGACGTCCGCGCTGCGGCCGTGACCAGCGGCGCCGCGATCCAGCAGTACGCCTGCAACGGCACCCTCGCCCAGCGGTTCCAGGTCCAGCCGACCAGTGGCGGCTTCGCGCGGATCAACAACCGCAACAACGCCGCCCAGTCCATCGACGTGACCGACGTCTCCCTGGCCGACGGCGCTCCCCTCCAGCAGTGGACGTACGGCGGCGGCAACAACCAGCAGTGGCAGGCGGTCTCCGAAGGCGGCGGCGACTACCACTTCGTCAGCCGCCTCAGCGCCAAGTGCATCAGCGTGCCGAACGCCTCGACGGCCGACAGCGTCCAGCTGGTGCAGCGGACCTGCGACGGCACCTCCGCGCAGTCGTTCCGGCTCACCCGGCAGTCTTAGTCCCGAGCCTCCACAGGAAGGGGGACCATCGCCGGGGGCGGCGATGGTCCCTTCCGTTCGGCCTACCTGAGCATTTCCGGTAGGACGGCGAGGTCCTGAAACCCGATCTTCCTTAGCTCCCTGGCCTTGCCGGTGTGGACGTTCACCGCGTAGAGCTTCGGCGTGAGGCCTGGCTCGGATGATCCGGGTACGGTGCGCAGGGCCACCTCCGTGTCGCTCACCCAGGCGCCCAGGTCGCGGAGGCTCTGCTCCTCCGGGATGTCCTTGACCGGCACCGGCCTTCCGCCGCCGTCGACGGCGTCAAGCACGATGATCTTCCGAGAGAACGGGCCCGTGGTCCGCCCAGAGGCGGCGCCGAGCCTGACAAGGGTGCGCCCATCCGGGCCGAGGGCGCTGAACTGGTATACGGAATCCTTGATGGTGATCGGCTTGTTGCCCAGAACCCAGATTTGAGTGGTCTTGCCGCGCCGCTTCGTCAGCGTGACCGGACTGCCGCCGTCGCCGACGCTCAGGGGAAACCAGTCGGCGCCCAGCGTGGTCGTCCTGCCCGTCTCCATGTCGACCAGGACGCTGGACCACTTGGACCCGTTGTTCCAGCTCGTGTGGATCAGGTGCAGGCCGTCGGGGGACAGGCGCAGGACGTGATTGCCGTCGAGGTCGCCGTCGCCGATCTTGAACGGCGCCTTCCAGATCCGGCCGCTCGCGAGGTCGCGCACCTCGATGGCTCGCTGCTTCTCGCTGTAGTAGGCGATCCGCCGGCCGTCCTGCGTGATCGTCACGGGGCCGATCACGCGCTTGGAGTCCGCGAGCGCGAGGCCCATGGCCTCGGTGAGTTCGTAGGTCGCACCGGAGGAGGTGGACACCCACCACCGGCCGCCGACGCATGCCTTGGAAGTGTCGATCGAGAATCGGCACGGAGAGGAGTAGGCGCGGACCAGCGGGCCGACGCCCTTCTTCGGCAGCGCGGGAACGACCTCGGGGACAGCGGGAACGGCCTCGGGGACAGTCGTGAACACGACGGACCTTTCGGTGCGCGGGGCGCCGTTGACCAGGATGGTCGTGCCGCACGTCACCACGGCCACGGCGGTGGCGACCGCCAGTGCCATCGCGCCCGCGCGCCTGCGCCTCGCACCCCTGATGGCACGTTCGGCCAGATCGATCTGGGGGACCTCGTCGGCGATCCCGTGCAGTTCGTCACGGAGCAGGTTCATAGGTGCACCTCCGTCGGTACGTCGGCGAGCAGGTCGGCCAGGTCGGGAGCCAGGACACGCAGTCGCGAGAGCGCGTGATGGGTCTGGCTCTTGACCGTGCCCGGCGAGCAGCCCATGAGCTGGGCGGTCTCGTGCTGGGTACGGTCTTCGAAGAAGCGCAGGACGAGCACCGCGCGCTGGCGTGGGGTCAGCCTGCCGAGCGCCTGGCGCAGGGCCAGGCGGCGTACGGTCACCTCGTCATGCGAGCGGCCGTGTTCGGGCAGCGCGACGCTCGGTAACTCGACGTGTTTTCGCCTGCGCCACGAGAGGTACTGGTTGACCATTGCCTTGCGGGCGTATGCCTCGCTGTTGCCGTTTCTGGCGAGTTTGGGCCAGTGGGAGGCGACCCTGGTGAGGACCGTTTGCAGCAGATCCTCGGCAAGGTGGGTGTCTCCGGTGAGAAGGTACGCCGTCCGCATCAACGATTGCTGACGGGCGTGAACGAACTCCCGGAACCCCTCATAACGGTCCATGCAATAAACAACTCCGCTGAGGGGGCCGGCGTTGGAAGTGAATGCCGGAAAAGTTTGCGCGAACCCGCCGTGGCCTCGGGACGCCGATCGTGTCCGCTCATCGTCCCTCTTCGCCCGAGATTGACAGGAATTTTTCCTCCTTACTCCCACAGAAACCCGCTAAGTAGGTACAAAAGCGACATTTAGCGTTTAGTGCGACGGTCCGGGAGGTCGTAGGCGCGCATCAACCGATTGGATGAGTCGGTTTCGAGCGTGATGAACGATGTGCGGGGCCGCCGCCCGAGGAGATCCTCGGGGCATGGCAATCATCGAAGTCAACGGGCTGCGCAAGGCCTACGGAGGCAGGCCCGTCGTCGACGGGGTGTCCTTCGCCGTGGACGAAGGGGAGATCTTCGGGATCCTCGGCCCGAACGGCGCGGGCAAGACGACGACCGTCGAGTGCGTCGAGGGGCTGCGCGTGCCCGACGCCGGCACGGTCCGGGTGGCGGGTCTCGACCCGGTCGCCGACCACGAGCGGCTGACCCGGATTCTCGGCGCGCAACTGCAGGAGAGCGAACTGCAGGAGAAGCTCACCGTGCGCGAGGCGCTGGAGCTCTACAGCGCCTTCTACCCCAAGCCGGTCGACTGGCGGCCCCTCGCCGAGCGGCTCGGTCTCACCGACCGGCTCACCGCCCGCTTCGGCAAACTCTCCGGCGGCCAGAAGCAGCGTCTGTTCATCGCGCTGGCCCTCGTCGGCAATCCCAGGGTCGTCGTGCTCGACGAGCTCACCACGGGCCTGGACCCGCGCGCCCGCCGCGACACCTGGAAGCTGATCGAGGACGTACGGGCCTCGGGCGTGACCGTCCTGCTGGTCACCCACTTCATGGAGGAGGCGCAGCACCTGTGCGATCGCGTCGCCGTGGTCAACGCGGGCAGGATCGTCGCCCTGGACGCCCCGGCGGCCCTCATCAGCCGCGCCGCGCACTCGACCGTCATCTCGTTCACGCCCTCGCGGCCGCTCGACGACGGTGAGCTGGCCACGCTCCCCGCGGTCGCCTCCGTGGAGCGCAAGGACGGACGGCTGGTCATCAACGGAACGAACGAGACCGTCAACGCGGTGCTCTCACTGCTCGCGCGGCATGGGATCACCGCTCAGGAACTGCGCGTCGCCGACGCCACGTTGGACTCCGTTTTCCTCGACCTCACCGAACAGGAGGCCTGACATGTCCGCGTCCACCGCCGTGCTGAGGTCCGAGGCGCGGCTCTTCGCCCGCGAGCCCGCGGCGATCTTCTGGGTCGCCGCCTTCCCGACCGTCCTGCTGACGATCCTCGGCCTGATCCCGTCCTTCCGGGAGGCCGGCCCGGAGCTCGGCGGTCTCCGTACCGTCGACCTGTACGTCCCCGTCGTCGTGCTCCTGGCCGTGATCATGGCCGGGCTGCAGGTCCTGCCACCCGTTCTCACCGGCTACCGGGAGCGGGGCATCCTGCGCCGCATGTCGGCCACTCCGGTACGGCCCATGTCGCTGCTGACGGCGCAGATCGTGCTGAACGGCGCGGTCGCCCTGTGCTCGGCGGTCCTCGCGATGGCCGTGGGCCGCATCGCCTTCGGCGTGGCGCTTCCCGAACAGCTCCTCGGCTACGCGCTGGCGTTGATCCTCGCCACGCTCGGCGCGCTCGCGTTCGGAGCGACGATCACCGCGGTCTCACGCACCACGAAGGTCTCCAACG
It includes:
- a CDS encoding amidohydrolase translates to MNIAITNGFVVPVDGESINGGTVLIQDGKIVAVAPDAEVTVPAGVTTIDAGGSWVLPGFVEAHGHLGVHEEAEGWAGQDTNEMTDPNGARLRALDAINPADVGFADALSGGVTTAVIKPGSGNPIGGQTVAVKCWGRTVDDMLVRQPVSVKSALGENPKRVYGDQKKLPSTRQGVAAVIRDAFVKAQDYKAKRAHAESEGKPFDRDNTLEILVQVLDGEVPWCQHTHRADDIATALRLADEFGYRLVINHGTEGHLLADVIAERNVPVIIGPLLTSRSKVELRQRSLRNPGILARAGVELAITTDHPVVPIHFLVHQATLAVKEGLDATVALRSITLNPARIMGLDDRVGALKPGLDGDVVIWSGDPLDIMSRALRVFIEGREVYTFSADKGEGEVVDPYYREV
- a CDS encoding ThuA domain-containing protein; amino-acid sequence: MIRDNTAGTMRTWMRLTAMFAVMLGLTAIPIHGTAQASAAPSFKVLGLYSGTWDAAHINFVQDANKWFPQAAAENNFSYTSTNNWSQLNTANLQQYQVVLFLDDLPQTAAQRSAFEQYVRNGGGWMGFHVSAFNTDPQSWSWYHNEFLGTGAFKSNTWGPTSVTLRTEGGTHPSTARLPATFTSSISEWYSWNNDLRNNPNIKILGSVDPSSFPVGTDPNQSWRSGYYPIMWTNKNYKMLYANFGHNDMNYSNNTGLSSTFSSEVQNRFVIDGLKWLGGVTAPPTTPPTDPSDPISPTAWYTLVNSGSGKCVDVRAAAVTSGAAIQQYACNGTLAQRFQVQPTSGGFARINNRNNAAQSIDVTDVSLADGAPLQQWTYGGGNNQQWQAVSEGGGDYHFVSRLSAKCISVPNASTADSVQLVQRTCDGTSAQSFRLTRQS
- a CDS encoding SigE family RNA polymerase sigma factor; the protein is MDRYEGFREFVHARQQSLMRTAYLLTGDTHLAEDLLQTVLTRVASHWPKLARNGNSEAYARKAMVNQYLSWRRRKHVELPSVALPEHGRSHDEVTVRRLALRQALGRLTPRQRAVLVLRFFEDRTQHETAQLMGCSPGTVKSQTHHALSRLRVLAPDLADLLADVPTEVHL
- a CDS encoding ABC transporter ATP-binding protein produces the protein MAIIEVNGLRKAYGGRPVVDGVSFAVDEGEIFGILGPNGAGKTTTVECVEGLRVPDAGTVRVAGLDPVADHERLTRILGAQLQESELQEKLTVREALELYSAFYPKPVDWRPLAERLGLTDRLTARFGKLSGGQKQRLFIALALVGNPRVVVLDELTTGLDPRARRDTWKLIEDVRASGVTVLLVTHFMEEAQHLCDRVAVVNAGRIVALDAPAALISRAAHSTVISFTPSRPLDDGELATLPAVASVERKDGRLVINGTNETVNAVLSLLARHGITAQELRVADATLDSVFLDLTEQEA
- a CDS encoding ABC transporter permease yields the protein MSASTAVLRSEARLFAREPAAIFWVAAFPTVLLTILGLIPSFREAGPELGGLRTVDLYVPVVVLLAVIMAGLQVLPPVLTGYRERGILRRMSATPVRPMSLLTAQIVLNGAVALCSAVLAMAVGRIAFGVALPEQLLGYALALILATLGALAFGATITAVSRTTKVSNAIGMAVFFPAMFTAGVYVPVQVMPDLLQRIVQFTPFGAASQALNQAAAGDWPDWSHLGVTALWTVILVAVAARWFRWE